Proteins from a single region of Acidianus ambivalens:
- a CDS encoding 50S ribosomal protein L19e — MPELYLQKRLAADIAKVGINNVKIPPENIDEVKEALTRADIARLIKEGKIIIEKEKERSNSKVKERRKARRVKGEGRRHGSRKGKKTARFDEHEAWVNRIRKIRKYLKWLRDHEVIDSHLYRQLYIKAKGGSFKSISDVRSVLIQMGKLKGE, encoded by the coding sequence GTGCCAGAGTTATATTTACAAAAAAGGTTGGCCGCTGATATAGCTAAAGTAGGTATTAACAATGTAAAAATTCCGCCAGAAAATATTGATGAAGTAAAAGAAGCATTAACTAGGGCAGATATAGCAAGGCTAATTAAAGAAGGCAAGATAATTATTGAGAAGGAAAAAGAAAGATCAAACTCTAAAGTTAAAGAGAGAAGGAAAGCAAGAAGAGTTAAGGGAGAAGGAAGAAGACATGGGAGTAGGAAAGGAAAGAAAACTGCTAGATTTGACGAGCATGAAGCTTGGGTTAACAGAATAAGGAAAATAAGAAAATATCTAAAGTGGCTAAGAGACCATGAAGTCATAGATTCTCATTTATATAGGCAACTTTATATTAAGGCAAAAGGTGGCTCCTTTAAGAGTATAAGTGATGTTAGATCAGTTTTAATTCAGATGGGAAAATTAAAAGGTGAGTAA
- the cedB gene encoding DNA import protein CedB: MNEDKLSFVFISILIIVLTIVYRNPLLLLLLVIVSLVAFKHGKIDIGPLIQKIPFFNNSINLSSIKIEDGYIQKGNEYIGVLLIYDIPVDYKDLSENSLRNSIASFYKILQVGEQVDIFFRKKYVDSIKYKEALLHKAQNLRIIIDSDPSNSKAKRELEIINFLLDRISEGEYPFKYEIYLLIHSKNKERAIQLAEVISKGLEGLNIRSRLAKKDEISSLIFLSECKCNKISIPSQVPFLTPFSVDKLPKFQLRNDGILLGKDINHGIPVFWNIDTSENPHMLIIGPTGAGKTEFLINTSLQLSLNYSVPIVFFDTKGDIKQRIIKRGLEVKILNPLYHGISLLKANNIPIQVRAMQIEKILTNSFDLDKIHSSIIFKLIYDTLEDYYSGKISYLNWDVIDEKAKSMLDEITYLYISKMIKIIKSLDHGGNLVDYIIHGLNVIDITMIKSETLRKIVMYTVITDIYNKFSASVDNGTKIVLVLDEAWTVLKNEKVDYPLVADLVKRGRGHGIALLMATQNIEDLGEMSSVYLDNIGLLIFMNNGDKEFWNNVVRRFVNINDEEIYNNLTFLGRGEALVRFLGDPRPLLIKTDVITS; encoded by the coding sequence ATGAATGAGGATAAGTTATCTTTCGTTTTTATCTCGATATTAATTATAGTTCTTACAATAGTTTATAGAAATCCATTACTATTGCTACTATTAGTTATTGTAAGTCTTGTCGCATTTAAACATGGAAAAATTGATATTGGGCCGTTAATTCAAAAGATTCCATTTTTTAACAATTCAATAAATTTATCTAGTATTAAGATAGAGGACGGATATATACAAAAAGGCAATGAATATATAGGAGTACTGTTAATTTATGATATACCTGTAGATTATAAAGATTTAAGTGAAAACAGCTTAAGAAATTCTATAGCCTCATTCTATAAAATCTTACAAGTAGGAGAGCAAGTAGATATATTCTTTAGGAAGAAATATGTAGACAGTATAAAATATAAAGAAGCTTTATTACACAAGGCTCAAAATTTAAGAATTATAATAGATTCTGATCCATCTAATAGTAAGGCAAAAAGGGAACTAGAGATAATTAATTTTCTTTTAGATAGAATATCAGAAGGCGAATATCCATTTAAGTATGAAATATATCTTTTAATACATTCCAAAAATAAAGAGAGGGCTATACAATTAGCAGAAGTTATAAGTAAAGGATTGGAGGGATTAAATATAAGATCCAGGCTAGCGAAGAAAGACGAAATATCAAGTCTTATTTTTTTAAGTGAATGTAAGTGTAATAAAATTTCTATTCCTAGCCAAGTGCCTTTCTTAACTCCATTTTCTGTAGATAAGCTTCCTAAGTTTCAACTTAGAAATGATGGCATTCTTTTAGGTAAGGATATAAATCACGGAATTCCAGTTTTCTGGAACATAGATACTAGTGAGAATCCGCACATGCTAATTATTGGGCCTACTGGTGCAGGAAAAACTGAATTTCTGATTAATACTTCTTTACAGCTATCACTGAATTATTCAGTTCCTATAGTATTTTTTGATACAAAAGGCGATATAAAGCAAAGAATAATAAAGCGAGGCCTAGAAGTGAAAATATTAAATCCATTATATCATGGAATTTCATTACTTAAAGCCAATAATATACCAATACAAGTTAGAGCAATGCAAATAGAAAAAATATTAACAAATTCTTTTGATTTAGATAAGATTCATAGTTCTATAATATTTAAATTGATATATGATACTCTAGAAGATTATTATTCTGGCAAAATTTCCTACTTAAATTGGGATGTAATAGACGAGAAAGCAAAGTCCATGCTAGATGAGATAACTTATCTTTACATTTCAAAAATGATCAAAATTATTAAAAGCTTAGATCATGGAGGCAATCTAGTAGATTATATAATCCATGGACTAAATGTAATAGATATTACGATGATTAAAAGTGAAACTTTGAGAAAGATAGTCATGTATACAGTTATAACTGATATTTATAATAAATTTTCAGCTTCAGTCGATAATGGAACTAAAATAGTTTTAGTGTTGGACGAAGCATGGACCGTACTTAAGAATGAAAAAGTTGACTATCCTTTAGTTGCAGATTTAGTAAAGAGAGGTAGAGGACATGGAATTGCATTACTTATGGCTACTCAAAACATAGAAGACTTAGGAGAAATGTCCTCTGTTTATCTTGATAATATTGGACTCTTGATTTTTATGAACAATGGAGATAAAGAATTTTGGAATAATGTTGTAAGGAGATTTGTTAACATTAATGATGAGGAAATCTATAATAATTTAACGTTTTTAGGTAGAGGAGAAGCTCTAGTGAGATTCTTAGGGGATCCTAGACCGTTATTAATAAAAACCGATGTTATAACTAGCTAG
- a CDS encoding uL15 family ribosomal protein, whose amino-acid sequence MVVRREKKSRKMRGYRTMGWGSKGQHRNRGARGGRQVGMHKHKWSWLVKYGKDWYGKHGFVNPTSVKISAISLRDLQTSIENGSIKIDEKDGKKIVDLTKYGFDKLLGSGNLNISGLSIIVRRATEKAKQKLEKIGGQVILTPNS is encoded by the coding sequence ATGGTAGTCAGAAGAGAGAAAAAATCAAGAAAAATGCGCGGATATAGAACAATGGGTTGGGGATCTAAAGGTCAGCATAGAAATAGAGGGGCTAGAGGTGGAAGACAAGTAGGCATGCATAAACATAAATGGTCATGGTTAGTTAAGTACGGAAAAGATTGGTATGGTAAACATGGTTTTGTAAATCCCACTAGTGTTAAAATTAGTGCAATCAGCTTAAGAGATTTGCAAACATCTATAGAGAACGGTAGTATTAAAATTGATGAAAAAGATGGAAAGAAAATAGTTGACTTAACTAAGTATGGATTTGATAAACTACTTGGAAGTGGCAATCTAAATATTAGCGGATTAAGCATAATTGTGAGACGTGCTACTGAAAAAGCAAAACAAAAATTAGAAAAAATAGGTGGACAAGTTATTTTAACCCCTAATTCTTAA
- a CDS encoding 50S ribosomal protein L34e: MPKPQFRSRSYRKLHIRTPSGESKLHFERRKNKLAHCAICGNPLNAVKTNKVYSFSLTEKRPERPFGGYLCHRCLENLIKLSVRGIS, translated from the coding sequence ATGCCTAAACCACAGTTTAGGTCTAGGTCTTATAGAAAATTACATATTAGAACTCCAAGTGGTGAATCTAAGCTTCATTTTGAAAGAAGAAAGAATAAACTAGCTCACTGTGCTATATGTGGAAATCCTCTAAATGCGGTAAAGACTAACAAAGTTTATTCGTTCTCTCTAACTGAGAAAAGGCCAGAGAGGCCTTTTGGTGGGTACTTGTGCCATAGATGTCTTGAAAATTTAATCAAGTTGAGTGTGAGAGGAATATCATGA
- the hxlB gene encoding 6-phospho-3-hexuloisomerase: protein MYDLAEFVIRAAQLIKPDQVEKMVDTLENFYKNNRNGKVLVMGAGRSGLVGRAFAMRLLHLGYNAYVLGETIVPAIGKNDLAIAISGSGRTRLILTAAEAAKEAKATLIAVTSYADSPIGKIADVVVEVPGRTKYSQFEDYFARQILGITEPLAPLGTLFEDTTQMFLDGVVAELMLRLKKTEEDLRQIHANIEL from the coding sequence ATGTACGATTTAGCCGAGTTTGTAATTAGAGCTGCACAGCTTATTAAACCTGACCAAGTGGAAAAAATGGTAGATACTCTGGAAAATTTTTATAAAAATAATAGAAATGGGAAAGTATTAGTTATGGGAGCCGGTAGGAGTGGTTTAGTTGGAAGAGCTTTTGCAATGAGACTTTTACATTTAGGTTATAATGCGTATGTATTAGGAGAAACCATAGTTCCAGCTATTGGTAAGAACGATTTGGCAATTGCAATTTCTGGTTCTGGAAGAACTAGATTAATCTTAACCGCAGCAGAGGCTGCTAAAGAAGCAAAGGCGACTTTAATAGCAGTAACAAGTTATGCAGATAGTCCAATTGGTAAAATTGCAGATGTTGTAGTTGAAGTTCCCGGCAGAACTAAATACTCGCAATTTGAAGATTACTTTGCAAGACAGATTTTAGGAATAACTGAACCTCTAGCTCCTTTAGGCACGTTATTTGAAGATACTACTCAAATGTTTTTAGACGGAGTTGTGGCGGAGTTAATGCTAAGGCTGAAGAAGACTGAAGAAGACCTAAGGCAGATTCATGCTAATATCGAACTTTAG
- a CDS encoding adenylate kinase, producing MKMGIVTGIPGVGKTTVLSKVSEILSLENRKYKIMNYGDYMLNTAISEGFVSNRDEMRKLPLSKQRELQLIAAKKIVEDAEKLGEDGLAFIDTHAVIRTPAGYLPGLPKHVIEILSPQVIFLLESSPEDILNRQKRDKGRTRSDYADINVINETINFARYAAMASAVLVGASVKIVINKEGDPSIAAKEIISSMM from the coding sequence ATGAAAATGGGTATAGTAACAGGCATACCTGGAGTGGGTAAAACTACTGTATTAAGTAAGGTATCAGAGATATTATCTTTAGAAAATAGAAAATATAAAATCATGAATTACGGTGACTACATGTTAAACACTGCTATTTCTGAAGGATTTGTTAGTAATAGGGATGAAATGCGAAAATTACCTCTTTCAAAGCAAAGAGAATTACAACTAATAGCGGCAAAGAAAATTGTAGAAGATGCAGAAAAATTAGGGGAAGACGGTTTAGCCTTTATAGACACTCATGCGGTTATAAGAACACCTGCAGGCTATCTCCCTGGATTACCAAAGCACGTTATAGAAATCTTATCGCCTCAAGTAATATTTTTACTTGAAAGTAGTCCTGAGGATATTCTAAATAGGCAAAAAAGAGATAAGGGTAGGACTAGATCAGATTATGCAGATATAAATGTAATTAACGAAACTATTAATTTTGCGAGATATGCTGCTATGGCATCTGCAGTGCTAGTTGGAGCCTCTGTAAAGATAGTAATTAATAAGGAAGGAGATCCCAGCATTGCAGCTAAAGAGATAATTTCATCAATGATGTAA
- a CDS encoding 50S ribosomal protein L18, with the protein MALGPNYKVKPRRRREGKTNYYKRYVYVLSRAIRLVVRLTNEYVIVSVMKFDPKGDITIASAHSIELVKKYGWKGDTNNTPAAYLTGFLAGLRAKKAGIESAVADIGLFTPTKGARVFYAIKGALDAGLKVPMGDIELDENRIKGVHISEYAKKLEAENPEKFNKLFSRYLSRGLNPKDLPSHFEEVLNKIKSSGE; encoded by the coding sequence ATGGCTTTAGGTCCTAATTATAAGGTTAAGCCAAGGAGAAGAAGAGAAGGTAAAACTAACTATTATAAGAGATATGTTTATGTTCTAAGTAGGGCAATAAGGTTAGTTGTTAGGCTTACAAATGAATATGTAATTGTTAGTGTAATGAAATTTGATCCTAAAGGAGATATTACTATAGCATCTGCACATTCAATAGAATTGGTGAAGAAATATGGATGGAAAGGGGATACAAATAATACACCTGCGGCTTATTTAACTGGATTTTTAGCCGGGCTTAGAGCTAAAAAGGCCGGTATTGAATCTGCTGTAGCAGACATAGGATTATTTACCCCTACAAAAGGTGCAAGAGTATTTTATGCGATAAAAGGAGCACTTGACGCTGGTTTAAAGGTTCCTATGGGTGATATAGAGCTTGATGAAAACAGAATAAAGGGAGTGCATATTTCCGAATATGCTAAGAAGTTAGAAGCAGAAAACCCAGAGAAGTTCAATAAACTCTTTTCAAGATATTTAAGTAGAGGATTAAATCCTAAGGATCTTCCTTCTCATTTTGAGGAAGTTTTAAATAAGATAAAAAGTTCTGGTGAATAA
- the secY gene encoding preprotein translocase subunit SecY, producing MSFIDFLAALGKDLPAVRKPRHKPNLNQKIMWSILAVIIYLVMSSVPLYGIQSTSFSNFLIEQVIFASTAGTLAQLGIGPIITAGLIMQILVGSKLINIDLGNEDDRAKFTEAQKGLAFIFILIEASLFGYVLTKSASISSVQIELATIITAQLVAATFFILLLDEMIQKGWGLGSGVSLFIFAGVMKIIFWYMFGIVTVSSQNLPIGFFPTLISLIASHGNLLSIIVNTTKPFEPDLVGLVSTIILIILIVYLTSINIQIPVTSQRLRGIRRTIPLNFLYVSSIPVIFVSVLGADIQLFASLSSYSNSTIASILNDIVNAFEFPPPNSKIPHSVYAVVLDPVGAVIYAIVFITLGVLFGLIWVEVAGLDPATQAKQLVEAGIEIPGMRSNTKMIEAILSKYIYPLAFFSSLIVSAIAVGATFLGVYGTGVGILLAVTIAIQYYSLLAYERSIEMYPLLRRLVGE from the coding sequence ATGTCGTTTATCGATTTTCTTGCAGCACTTGGTAAGGATTTACCCGCAGTTAGAAAGCCTAGGCATAAACCTAATTTAAACCAAAAAATAATGTGGTCAATATTAGCAGTTATTATTTATCTAGTAATGTCGTCTGTACCGCTTTATGGCATTCAATCTACATCCTTTAGTAATTTTTTGATAGAACAAGTTATTTTTGCATCAACTGCAGGTACACTTGCTCAGTTAGGTATAGGTCCCATAATAACTGCAGGTTTAATTATGCAAATTTTAGTTGGATCGAAGCTAATTAATATTGACTTAGGTAATGAAGATGATAGAGCTAAGTTTACTGAAGCACAAAAAGGTCTGGCCTTCATATTTATACTAATAGAGGCATCACTATTTGGATATGTACTAACTAAAAGTGCAAGCATTTCATCCGTGCAAATAGAGCTAGCTACTATAATTACCGCGCAGCTAGTAGCAGCAACTTTCTTTATACTATTACTTGATGAGATGATACAAAAAGGCTGGGGATTAGGATCTGGGGTTAGTTTATTCATATTTGCAGGTGTAATGAAAATAATTTTCTGGTATATGTTTGGAATTGTTACCGTAAGTTCTCAAAACCTTCCAATAGGATTCTTTCCTACTTTAATTTCTTTAATAGCAAGTCATGGTAATTTGCTTAGCATTATTGTAAATACTACTAAACCCTTTGAGCCTGATTTAGTAGGTTTAGTATCAACTATTATATTAATAATCCTTATAGTTTATCTTACGTCGATAAACATTCAAATACCTGTTACTTCACAAAGATTGAGAGGAATAAGAAGAACAATACCACTTAATTTCCTATATGTTAGTAGCATACCAGTTATATTCGTAAGCGTTTTAGGAGCAGATATTCAATTATTTGCTTCTCTTTCCTCCTATTCTAACTCTACTATTGCGAGTATACTAAATGACATAGTTAATGCTTTTGAATTTCCACCACCAAATTCTAAAATACCTCATAGCGTTTATGCTGTGGTTTTAGATCCAGTGGGTGCTGTTATCTATGCAATAGTATTTATCACATTAGGTGTATTATTTGGATTAATTTGGGTTGAAGTAGCTGGTTTAGATCCTGCAACTCAGGCTAAACAATTAGTGGAAGCAGGAATAGAGATTCCTGGCATGAGAAGTAATACTAAAATGATTGAAGCTATTCTATCTAAATATATCTATCCTTTAGCATTCTTTAGCTCTCTTATAGTAAGTGCAATAGCAGTTGGTGCAACTTTTCTAGGAGTATATGGTACAGGAGTTGGAATATTATTGGCAGTTACTATAGCCATTCAATACTATAGTTTATTAGCTTATGAGAGGTCTATTGAAATGTACCCATTATTAAGAAGACTAGTAGGTGAGTAA
- the cmk gene encoding (d)CMP kinase, with translation MIIVISGPSGSGKTTVAKILSERLKLRFVSAGQLFREMAASLGKDIIEMNKSAEKKFDIDKLIDEKILDEAKKGNVIIESHIAGWLLSGIADYTIYLWANIEERAKRISIRDKISYEEALIKIMEREQSHYFRFWKYYGIDLLDLTPFDMVINTSNIDINRIVNIILAYIGKNTSV, from the coding sequence ATGATTATTGTTATAAGCGGGCCTTCTGGCAGTGGAAAAACTACTGTTGCTAAAATTTTGTCTGAAAGATTAAAACTTAGATTTGTGTCTGCAGGGCAGTTATTTAGAGAAATGGCAGCAAGTTTAGGAAAAGATATAATTGAGATGAATAAATCTGCTGAAAAAAAATTTGATATAGATAAATTAATAGATGAAAAAATCCTAGATGAAGCAAAAAAAGGAAATGTAATTATAGAGTCTCATATAGCTGGCTGGTTACTTAGTGGAATTGCTGATTACACAATATATCTTTGGGCTAATATTGAGGAAAGAGCTAAAAGAATATCAATTAGAGACAAAATTTCCTATGAAGAAGCTCTAATTAAAATTATGGAAAGAGAACAAAGTCATTATTTTAGATTTTGGAAATATTACGGAATAGATTTGCTAGATTTAACTCCTTTTGATATGGTTATAAATACTTCTAATATAGATATTAATAGAATAGTAAATATTATCCTTGCATATATAGGTAAAAACACTTCCGTTTAG
- the cedA1 gene encoding DNA import protein CedA1 → MSGIESLISNLTTQITETAWSIFILSWAVGWALRGSPIPIFRIKRGGQDIIEDAIIAAFWLAIGSTVFSLISYLAGQV, encoded by the coding sequence ATGTCTGGTATAGAGAGTTTAATATCTAATTTAACGACTCAAATAACAGAAACTGCATGGAGCATATTTATATTATCATGGGCAGTAGGTTGGGCTTTAAGAGGATCTCCTATTCCAATATTTAGAATAAAGCGAGGTGGTCAAGATATTATAGAAGACGCTATAATAGCGGCTTTTTGGCTAGCTATAGGCAGTACAGTATTTAGTCTAATATCATACTTAGCAGGTCAAGTATGA
- a CDS encoding 50S ribosomal protein L30, producing MPKAVAIVRIRGYAHAPWKIQETLEMLRLPKVFNTMIYPYTESLKGMLIKVEPFITWGEISEDGLNALLNRLETCKGEKITEEYIKTKLSMDLNTFKTKLLSGELALNKLDNIFKLPIRLHPPSGGFKGKVNAPYKSKGEFGYRGLEINNLIKRMV from the coding sequence ATTCCTAAGGCAGTTGCTATAGTTAGAATAAGAGGATATGCACACGCTCCATGGAAAATTCAAGAGACTTTAGAAATGCTAAGATTGCCTAAAGTCTTTAATACAATGATTTATCCTTATACGGAATCATTAAAGGGAATGTTAATTAAAGTAGAACCATTTATAACTTGGGGCGAAATTTCTGAAGACGGTTTAAATGCTCTTCTAAATAGGTTAGAGACATGCAAAGGTGAGAAAATTACAGAAGAATACATAAAAACTAAATTATCCATGGATTTAAATACATTTAAAACAAAACTGCTTTCAGGAGAATTGGCGTTAAACAAGCTTGATAACATATTCAAGCTTCCTATAAGGTTACATCCACCAAGTGGCGGATTCAAAGGAAAGGTTAATGCACCGTATAAATCAAAGGGAGAATTTGGTTATAGAGGATTAGAAATAAATAACCTAATAAAGAGGATGGTATGA
- a CDS encoding archease, with amino-acid sequence MKKFEFFDNTADVGIKAYGRTLEEAFENSALAVFEVMTDTSKVDPVEERKVTIDGIDLENLLYRWIEALLVYYDSELMLFSKFKVKIDQDNMRLEGEAWGEKFNEEKHERRTLVKAMTYSLMSINKVGDMYEITFVVDI; translated from the coding sequence ATGAAGAAATTTGAGTTCTTTGACAATACGGCAGATGTTGGGATAAAGGCCTATGGTAGAACTCTTGAAGAAGCCTTTGAGAACTCTGCTTTAGCTGTTTTTGAGGTAATGACTGATACTTCTAAAGTGGATCCAGTAGAAGAGAGAAAAGTAACTATAGATGGTATAGACTTAGAAAACTTATTATATAGATGGATTGAGGCCCTTTTAGTATATTATGATTCAGAATTAATGCTATTTAGTAAATTTAAAGTGAAAATTGATCAAGATAATATGAGATTGGAAGGAGAAGCTTGGGGAGAAAAATTTAATGAAGAAAAACACGAAAGAAGAACGCTAGTAAAAGCAATGACTTATAGCTTAATGTCTATCAATAAAGTAGGGGACATGTATGAAATTACCTTTGTAGTAGATATTTAA
- a CDS encoding 50S ribosomal protein L32e has translation MSINKLSKEKIYKLKQKYNSKIPDFLRYDWDKYFRLERQEKWRKTRGIDNKTRLKLKGFPPPVDPGYRKPKIIRYLHPSGLKPVIINNMKDLENIAKFKDQVIGIISSNVGFKKRLEIIKKATEMGIKLANGE, from the coding sequence ATGTCTATAAACAAATTGAGTAAAGAAAAGATTTATAAATTAAAGCAAAAATATAATTCTAAAATACCAGATTTTCTAAGATATGACTGGGATAAATACTTTAGATTAGAAAGGCAGGAAAAATGGAGAAAGACTAGAGGAATAGATAATAAAACTAGGCTTAAACTTAAGGGATTTCCACCACCAGTTGATCCAGGATATAGAAAACCTAAAATCATACGCTATTTACATCCTTCTGGCCTAAAGCCAGTAATTATAAATAATATGAAAGATTTGGAAAATATTGCTAAATTTAAGGATCAAGTAATAGGGATAATCTCTTCTAACGTAGGATTTAAGAAGAGGTTAGAGATAATAAAGAAGGCAACAGAAATGGGTATAAAACTTGCAAATGGTGAGTAA
- a CDS encoding 30S ribosomal protein S5, producing MAEGVPTANIEEWKPRTKLGQLVKEGKITSIKEIFEKNLVITEPEIIDALLPNLKYEVIDIKMVQKQTDAGELSRYKVLVIMGNFDGYVGIGMGKAKQLRVAIQKAIRDAKMNIIPVRRGCGSWECTCGEPHSLPFTVTGKAGSVEVTLKPAPKGTGLVVGSVLKTLLSYAGIKDVWSFSKGETRTTENFIKAGYNALYNTYKFVTPADWARKR from the coding sequence ATGGCAGAAGGAGTACCTACTGCTAATATAGAGGAATGGAAACCTAGAACTAAACTAGGTCAATTAGTTAAAGAGGGTAAGATAACTTCAATAAAGGAAATATTTGAAAAAAATCTAGTCATAACTGAGCCTGAAATAATAGATGCATTATTGCCTAATTTGAAGTACGAAGTGATAGATATAAAAATGGTTCAAAAGCAGACAGATGCTGGAGAGCTTTCTAGATATAAAGTCCTCGTAATTATGGGTAATTTTGATGGTTATGTTGGCATTGGGATGGGTAAAGCTAAGCAATTGAGAGTAGCAATACAGAAAGCAATAAGGGATGCTAAAATGAATATAATTCCAGTTAGAAGAGGATGCGGTAGCTGGGAATGTACATGTGGAGAACCTCATAGTTTACCATTTACTGTAACTGGCAAAGCTGGAAGTGTAGAAGTTACTCTAAAGCCTGCACCAAAAGGGACTGGATTGGTGGTAGGAAGTGTTTTGAAAACATTATTATCTTATGCAGGTATCAAGGACGTTTGGTCATTTAGTAAAGGAGAGACTAGAACTACTGAAAACTTTATCAAGGCTGGATATAATGCACTTTATAATACTTATAAGTTTGTAACGCCTGCAGATTGGGCTAGGAAGAGGTGA
- a CDS encoding putative integrase: MTEKGRNINIGYRVFSAGQYKIRQRGKKYYVYSIEKDKEGNVRERYIGPLDKIIETYLGCGGFKWVPP, encoded by the coding sequence ATGACGGAAAAGGGGCGTAATATAAATATTGGTTATAGGGTTTTCTCAGCCGGGCAATATAAGATTCGTCAAAGAGGGAAGAAGTATTATGTTTACTCCATAGAGAAGGACAAAGAAGGTAACGTAAGAGAGCGTTACATTGGCCCCTTAGATAAGATAATCGAAACATATCTTGGGTGTGGGGGTTTTAAGTGGGTACCCCCCTAA
- the cedA gene encoding DNA import protein CedA → MFNIGEMLFLASSLGALTYFIGTLIMGLPIPIYGIKKWGPKLILDGLYVTALVNAYGSILTLSSMIQSYLGATWCNFFKWVCCLIIQEIALNTFLRTIYGIIAVASGPTAGVLLSEVGVLFSLFGSLITTSETLLIIARIVYEYSQVFVALGILLISIPFRVGRGVGGSLIGFSIVFYAALPYLPNFLTSLGVNVLQDLNSIPNNNACCIIVSLMTKVVPLLIEGTIVLPIAYIIILSGISIGVGAAISGYSSRLPIPIEIF, encoded by the coding sequence TTGTTTAATATAGGCGAAATGTTATTTCTTGCTTCCTCGCTTGGGGCATTAACTTACTTTATTGGAACGTTAATTATGGGTCTTCCAATACCAATATATGGAATAAAAAAATGGGGACCAAAATTAATATTAGACGGATTATACGTTACTGCATTAGTTAATGCTTATGGTAGTATTCTGACTTTATCATCTATGATTCAGTCATATTTGGGTGCTACGTGGTGTAACTTCTTTAAGTGGGTATGTTGTTTAATAATTCAAGAAATTGCTCTTAATACATTCTTAAGGACGATATACGGAATAATAGCAGTAGCTAGTGGTCCTACTGCGGGAGTCTTATTATCTGAGGTCGGTGTACTTTTTTCACTATTTGGAAGTTTAATAACTACTTCGGAAACATTACTTATAATAGCTAGAATAGTTTACGAATATTCTCAAGTATTTGTAGCTTTAGGTATATTACTAATTTCTATACCATTTAGAGTTGGAAGAGGGGTAGGAGGTTCGCTTATAGGATTTTCTATAGTATTTTATGCAGCATTGCCATATCTGCCTAATTTTCTAACATCATTAGGAGTCAACGTCCTACAAGATTTAAATAGTATACCTAATAATAATGCATGCTGCATTATAGTTTCTCTCATGACTAAAGTCGTTCCACTGCTTATTGAAGGTACTATAGTGCTTCCTATAGCGTACATAATTATATTAAGTGGTATTTCTATAGGCGTAGGAGCTGCAATAAGCGGATATTCATCTAGGTTACCAATTCCTATAGAAATCTTTTAG